A single Anopheles funestus chromosome 2RL, idAnoFuneDA-416_04, whole genome shotgun sequence DNA region contains:
- the LOC125765051 gene encoding probable G-protein coupled receptor Mth-like 5 has protein sequence MLKMPTPTRAAFAIIVLSVIGFTHSTTTSSVRINKCCEKFEVVYDGKCTVAATVNATIWKPEFIGRKGERNVQVDNYRFVIGLPDCGTKQKFNIYEYHDSYDKLILFPDGQLRHLILRHHSPGSQGSVGSYLDEDYIDAGDTNVPLLQYDYVQGLYCMDRAIGSGGDGAELMEGLIAKVCSPKEEIHWTDSDVMLRKIINPICHGLAMIILLVVAIIYFVLPTLRDLVGNMVTTITMCLIVSQAADLVRIFTEFSNHVSFLIADLFFYVSLLGAFFWLNAMGYYIWKMFRTRNVFLRVSDGRKYCWYSGYAWGCTGTMAAIAVFAHFFLDLPGSSNASSNSGTETVHHPGRESFFEGQDNISWLGIAVFFTPIAFIIIVNIFFFVTTLRFINRMHTYGRIHHKLRCSFVMFTLIFATMSIAWLFLILSWLHFDGLLYMHIIANALQAPCILYICVLRQKHVTFLVKSCFRDQAPQTTEWGDEMTYMNGGDY, from the exons ATGCTAAAGATGCCAACACCAACCAGAGCAGCCTTTGCAATTATTGTCCTTTCCGTAATTGGGTTTACCCATTCGACGACAACTTCATCGGTGCGGATAAACAAATGCTGCGAGAAGTTTGAGGTCGTCTACGATGGGAAGTGTACCGTCGCCGCCACAGTCAATGCAA CCATATGGAAGCCAGAGTTCATCGGTCGGAAAGGCGAACGAAATGTACAGGTCGACAATTATCGTTTCGTCATTGGTCTGCCGGACTGTGGTACCAAGCAGAAGTTTAACATCTACGAATATCACGAC AGCTATGACAAATTGATTCTCTTTCCGGATGGTCAGCTGCGGCACCTTATTCTGCGCCATCACAGCCCCGGGTCACAGGGTAGCGTAGGTAGCTATCTCGATGAGGATTATATCGATGCCGGTGACACGAATGTGCCGCTGTTACAGTACGACTACGTGCAAGGACTTTACTGTATGGATCGTGCTATCGGAAGCGGTGGTGATGGAGCAGAACTAATGGAGGGTTTGATAGCGAAGGTGTGCTCGCCGAAGGAAGAGATCCACTGGACCGATAGTGATGTGATGCTACGCAAAATCATCAACCCGATTTGCCACGGTTTGGCCATGATCATCCTGCTCGTCGTTGCGATCATTTACTTTGTGCTGCCAACGTTACGCGATCTCGTCGGCAACATGGTGACAACGATCACGATGTGTCTGATCGTGAGCCAGGCGGCCGATCTGGTACGCATCTTCACCGAGTTCAGCAACCATGTAAGCTTCCTCATAGCGGATCTGTTCTTTTACGTCAGCCTGCTCGGTGCGTTCTTCTGGCTAAATGCGATGGGTTACTACATCTGGAAAATGTTTCGCACGCGTAACGTGTTCTTGCGAGTTAGCGACGGTCGAAAGTACTGCTGGTACTCGGGATACGCCTGGGGCTGCACCGGTACGATGGCAGCAATTGCCGTGTTTGCCCATTTCTTTCTCGATCTTCCCGGTAGTAGCAACGCTAGCAGTAACAGTGGCACCGAAACCGTTCACCATCCCGGACGGGAAAGCTTTTTCGAAGGGCAGGACAACATTAGCTGGCTAGGGATAGCCGTGTTCTTTACGCCGATCGCATTCATTATTATAgtgaacattttcttcttcgtcacCACGTTACGCTTCATCAATCGGATGCATACGTACGGCAGGATCCATCATAAGCTGCGCTGTAGCTTCGTCATGTTCACCCTTATCTTTGCCACAATGAGTATCGCCTGGCTGTTTCTCATTCTATCATGGTTACATTTTGACGGGTTGCTCTACATGCACATCATCGCGAATGCGCTACAGGCACCCTGCATCCTCTATATCTGTGTGTTGCGCCAGAAACATGTAACATTTCTAGTGAAATCATGCTTTCGTGATCAAGCGCCCCAGACGACCGAGTGGGGCGACGAGATGACTTACATGAACGGTGGTGATTACTAA